From Gossypium raimondii isolate GPD5lz chromosome 11, ASM2569854v1, whole genome shotgun sequence:
GATATAAAGAGACACCAGAAGCATATTGCATATTGATGGTGGAGAAATGTGATGACATACAGAGTTTACAGCTATATATTGATGGAAATCATGACAGCCTTGATTAAATAGATGCTGCTGGGTTGTTGGGAGCTTACTGAATGGCCTGAATTTACAAAGGGGCCCTGAATCTGTAGATTCATGTGGTGTAAGATTAGGTTCTAAAATTTTCCAACCTCTGCTATCATAACCTCGCtgtattttatattcatttcaaatttcattatgtATATTCCTCCATTGACAAGAATTCTTTGTCGCTCGTTCTTATCATCTATGAGAATTGAACTGCAATGCAATAAAAAATGCATATGGTTTCAGTTTTATctcaatttaacattaaaagGAAGGAAGATGGTAGGAAGAGATGAAAGCTATGACCAAAACTTGGAAAAATATGGATTGGGGAAACTCCAACCACTAAATTTGATGAGCAGCACAAAGTCAGCATTTAGTATACAACATGCCTTCTGCACAAGGAGGTTAGAAAGGTAAAAACACAAGGTGCAGGGAAGAAATAAACAAGAGCTTCAAAGATGGAAACAATCATGCCAACTGATGGCATAAAaatttatgcaaaaaaaaaaaaacaagtttggTGTTCCTTGAAGAATCATCACTAAAACTACGTTTGGCACAAGAATTGATAAAACCAAATTCTCTAGGACTCAGAATTTGACTTCATCTTGCAATTGTGGGAGCACACTGCGTATCACTTTTGCTGGGCCAACTCTCTTTAATCCCACAAGCTCGGATAGGCCGTTCAACTTGATTCCCTTCCTTTTGGAGCTGTAAACAGTATCTTTGAAACGTATTGATGCTCACTTGAAGTCTAAAATCTAGACTAAGCAAAAATTTCATCTCCAACCTGTTCAATTCAGCTGTGCTTATTCCTCCCACTCGGGCATAATATGCATTGTTGAAATACCTGCAAAAGACAATGGAATGAAGTGCTGCAAAATGGAATGTACTTTTCTTCTAACTGAACTTATACATGTTTATCATTAAATTGTTGCGCAAAGGCTATCTAAGATAAACCTCTATATACAATCCTATAGGAGATATTTGTCTCGGTACAAATGCATAAACCCCAACCACCTAAAGGAAAGGCTTGCATTTTCCACCCAATAAACCCTAGCTTGTAAAACAACGAGAAAGAGTTCATTATCAATGAGTCGTGAAATTGGTTAACACTTACGTGTCATCAATAAATTTTGCTGCCACCATAACACTGGTAATAAGGAGCCGATGAACATTACGGGAAGTCAACTGCACATCAGTTTGTTGACCGAACCTATCCAAGTAAATGTATGCAACAAGAAAGCAGGAAGGACTGCACCGAGCATACTTGAAGATTCGATCAATATATTGTCGAATGCTTATGGTGGGAACTCTTAAGCCATGGAAGATTGCAATGTTGACTTTAGCGATCACTGTCTCTATTTGCATCTCATTCTTTTGGACAGATTTCTCAAGGAGTGAAGAAAGAAGTGTTAAAATCCGTGGAGTACCAATAGCTCCTTTACCTAATCTTTTGAGCCCCAAAGCAAGGTATATATCCGAATCCAAATCCTCGTTGTCAATTGCAAGAGTTCCCATAACTAATCTGAAATGCAAAAGATCAACATGAAAGGGCTCATTAGTCTCAACActcaaaagagtaataaatgCATCATCATCATTTATGGAAACAGTTTGAGATTTCATTCAGTGCCCTCTGTCTCTCCATTTTTTTAAGAGGAAGAACAGTAAAGTTGTGTGTGATTTACAAGTAGCCTACATATATGGAGTAGGAAGCATTTTATAGAACTATTTGCATAGCCAGAAAAAGAAAGGTATCCAAGTTGggtttaaaaatgaaaaccaaTAGCTTAGCTCcacattgattttctttctatcTACGAAGTTAAGTATCAGATCCcaaatatattgaaaaacatttaattattaagtattgcATACCTTTTTCAATCGAATTAGTTCTGTATCTCAAAATTCAACACCCAACAACCATCCCAAAGAAACAAATCGATTAACCATCCAACCTACAGAAATGCCAAGAAATCCCTTTGCTTAGCTCGCAAAGAAGAT
This genomic window contains:
- the LOC105803108 gene encoding cyclin-P3-1, with the protein product MGTLAIDNEDLDSDIYLALGLKRLGKGAIGTPRILTLLSSLLEKSVQKNEMQIETVIAKVNIAIFHGLRVPTISIRQYIDRIFKYARCSPSCFLVAYIYLDRFGQQTDVQLTSRNVHRLLITSVMVAAKFIDDTYFNNAYYARVGGISTAELNRLEMKFLLSLDFRLQVSINTFQRYCLQLQKEGNQVERPIRACGIKESWPSKSDTQCAPTIAR